In a genomic window of Telopea speciosissima isolate NSW1024214 ecotype Mountain lineage chromosome 5, Tspe_v1, whole genome shotgun sequence:
- the LOC122662111 gene encoding protein ALTERED PHOSPHATE STARVATION RESPONSE 1-like, with protein MGCTSSKVDDLEAVKLCRERCDYLEKAIRQRYAFADAHIAYIHSLKGIGLSLERVFDQDLDKSTSPPSPVLPLPTHKKGVTINVAAEPSSFPPPAAAIARDSNSNSDSHIQFHSDSEDEDHDDFDDDDSGSLHHHSGHSSPLHHHPPPHDFHQNYQHDQGPEASFRGGFMTMNYMRNRPMPSVSYEQRPMSPDVVRVEASSSYYPNSYPNHDPAPYPSNSYSNYGGFFGAYGGSSSTPQHMAAPQSSSTSSKPPPPPPSPPRNSPWDFLNPFEALERYNNPPYTPSRDSKEVREEEGIPDLEDEEFNHEVVKEVHGVQKFVDDSENGNYYKKVADDEEERGNNDGEASLYQTRPSVSVEGVEYDVHSVDKNVIANEERSEDQVNVAAFKARVRLRGVSEVVVEIKIQFERAAESGSEVSGMLEAGKLPYRKKKSVYQVSSKMLHVITPLSVVSSQPSTSKSSEASSSTEMSSSAYGVDFDEGAGTRSRSANLSSTLQKLYMWEKKLYDEVKAEEKMRVLHDRKRKRLLRLDKKGAEAHKVDSTQTLVRNLSTKIRIAIQVVDKISVKITKLRDEELWPQLNELIHGLIRMWKLMLECHQNQCQAITEAKSLDAIISSRKFSAAHLEAAMQLEHEVLNWISNFSSWIGAQKGYITALNNWLLKCIYDEPEETPDGKPPFSPGRIGAPPVFVICNQWSQAMERISEKEVVDAMLAFAVGLRHNIDLLQTMTTGDVERKVKGLEREEQKMQKAIQALDKKIDMVSGQGTGVLVHQRDMSNISSLQSGLKQIFDAMERFTANSMQAYEELHVRIEEGRLAQENVRVP; from the exons ATGGGCTGTACCAGTTCAAAGGTCGATGACCTGGAGGCCGTCAAGCTCTGCCGCGAGCGCTGCGATTATCTGGAAAAGGCAATCCGGCAGCGTTACGCCTTCGCCGATGCTCATATCGCTTACATACACTCTCTCAAAGGGATTGGTCTCTCCTTGGAGCGCGTCTTCGATCAAGATCTCGACAAGTCCACTTCTCCCCCTTCCCCTGTTCTTCCTCTCCCCACTCATAAAAAAGGTGTTACCATCAACGTTGCAGCAGAGCCTTCCAGCTTTCCCCCTCCCGCAGCTGCTATAGCTCGTGATTCTAATTCCAATTCGGATTCTCATATTCAATTCCATTCCGATTCTGAAGACGAAGACCATGATGACTTTGACGATGATGACTCCGGATCTCTCCATCACCATTCTGGTCACTCGTCTCCTCTGCATCATCATCCTCCCCCTCACGACTTCCACCAGAATTATCAGCACGATCAGGGTCCCGAGGCTTCGTTCCGAGGTGGGTTCATGACCATGAATTATATGAGAAATCGTCCCATGCCCTCCGTGTCTTACGAGCAGCGACCCATGAGTCCAGACGTCGTACGtgttgaagcttcttcttcttactatCCTAACTCCTACCCTAACCATGACCCCGCTCCTTACCCTTCTAACT CTTACTCTAACTATGGCGGTTTCTTCGGTGCTTACGGTGGTTCTTCCTCTACTCCGCAGCACATGGCTGCACCACAGTCGTCCTCAACGTCTTCCAAACCCCCTCCGCCACCGCCTTCACCGCCGAGGAACTCGCCTTGGGATTTCTTGAACCCTTTCGAAGCTTTGGAGAGGTATAATAACCCTCCTTACACTCCCAGCCGTGACTCCAAGGAagtgagagaggaagaagggattCCTGATTTGGAGGACGAAGAATTTAACCACGAAGTTGTCAAGGAAGTCCATGGCGTCCAGAAGTTTGTTGATGATAGTGAAAATGGGAATTACTATAAGAAGGTGGCAGATGATGAGGAGGAGCGCGGAAATAATGATGGGGAGGCATCACTTTACCAAACGAGGCCCAGTGTCTCTGTGGAAGGGGTAGAATATGATGTTCATTCGGTCGACAAGAATGTGATTGCAAACGAAGAGCGCTCTGAGGATCAGGTCAATGTGGCTGCTTTTAAGGCTCGGGTTCGCCTTCGTGGTGTGTCAGAGGTTGTGGTGGAAATCAAGATTCAGTTTGAGAGAGCTGCAGAGTCCGGCAGTGAGGTTTCCGGGATGCTCGAGGCTGGAAAGCTACCTTATCGCAAGAAAAAATCAGTTTATCAAG TTTCCTCCAAGATGTTGCATGTGATTACTCCTCTATCAGTGGTATCCTCACAGCCTTCCACTTCTAAAAGTTCTGAGGCATCATCCTCCACCGAGATGAGTAGTTCTGCTTACGGGGTGGACTTTGACGAGGGTGCGGGGACGAGGTCAAGGTCGGCAAATCTATCATCTACTTTGCAAAAGCTGTACATGTGGGAAAAAAAACTCTATGATGAAGTCAAG GCTGAGGAAAAGATGCGGGTATTGCATGACAGAAAGCGGAAGCGACTGCTGAGATTGGACAAGAAGGGTGCTGAGGCTCACAAAGTTGACTCCACTCAAACTCTAGTCAGGAATTTATCTACCAAAATAAGGATTGCAATTCAAGTTGTTGATAAGATATCAGTTAAGATAACTAAGTTGAGGGATGAAGAGTTGTGGCCTCAACTTAATGAATTAATTCATGG gTTAATTAGAATGTGGAAACTTATGCTTGAATGCCATCAGAATCAGTGCCAAGCTATTACAGAAGCTAAAAGCTTAGATGCCATTATATCTAGCAGAAAGTTCAGCGCTGCTCATCTTGAAGCTGCAATGCAGCTTGAACATGAAGTCCTTAATTGGATTTCTAATTTCTCCAGTTGGATTGGCGCCCAGAAGGGCTATATTACAGCCTTGAACAATTGGCTTCTGAAATGTATTTATGATGAACCAGAAGAAACACCTGATGGAAAACCTCCCTTTTCTCCAGGTAGGATCGGTGCACCCCCTGTTTTTGTGATTTGTAACCAGTGGTCACAAGCCATGGAGAGAATCTCAGAGAAGGAGGTGGTTGATGCGATGCTGGCTTTTGCAGTGGGCTTGCGGCATAATATAGATCTGTTGCAGACGATGACAACTGGGGATGTGGAGCGAAAAGTAAAGGGCTTAGAGAGGGAAGAACAGAAGATGCAGAAGGCAATTCAGGCGCTAGATAAGAAAATAGATATGGTTTCTGGGCAGGGCACTGGTGTGCTTGTGCATCAGAGAGATATGAGTAATATTAGTAGTTTGCAGTCTGGTCTGAAGCAGATCTTTGATGCCATGGAGAGGTTCACAGCCAATTCTATGCAAGCCTATGAAGAGCTTCATGTACGTATTGAGGAAGGTAGGCTTGCACAAGAAAATGTCAGGGTTCCTTAG